In a single window of the Litorilituus sediminis genome:
- a CDS encoding DUF1456 family protein: MINNDILRRLRYTFNYHDKKMVELFKYGGVSTSKEQVVNWLKKDSDEGFLLCQDFELAGFLNGFIIEKRGKKEGTEPVLESKLTNNLIMVKLKIALNLKADDIITLLEKVDFSFSKSELSALFRRPEHKHYRVCKTQVLRNFLTAIDKQYHVARPGSKATAKSKKKPTHHVKEPKQQGARANISSIYQNPNLKSNVDDLPNKPKRKVLKLK; encoded by the coding sequence TTGATTAACAACGATATACTAAGACGTTTACGATATACCTTTAATTACCATGATAAGAAAATGGTTGAGCTGTTTAAATATGGAGGTGTTAGTACTTCTAAGGAGCAGGTTGTAAACTGGTTAAAGAAAGATTCAGATGAGGGCTTTCTCCTTTGTCAGGATTTTGAATTGGCAGGCTTTTTAAACGGGTTTATTATTGAAAAACGCGGTAAAAAAGAAGGGACTGAGCCAGTACTAGAGTCAAAGTTAACTAATAATCTGATCATGGTTAAACTTAAAATAGCCTTGAATTTAAAAGCGGATGATATTATTACCTTATTGGAAAAGGTAGATTTTAGCTTTTCAAAGTCAGAGCTTAGCGCGCTTTTTAGGCGACCAGAGCATAAGCACTATAGGGTGTGTAAAACTCAAGTGCTTAGAAATTTTTTGACTGCAATTGATAAGCAATATCACGTTGCAAGGCCTGGCTCAAAAGCAACAGCAAAAAGTAAGAAAAAGCCAACTCATCATGTCAAAGAGCCTAAGCAACAAGGGGCTAGAGCAAATATTAGTAGTATTTATCAGAACCCTAATTTGAAAAGTAATGTCGATGATTTGCCAAACAAACCAAAGCGGAAAGTATTGAAATTAAAATAA
- a CDS encoding response regulator, with amino-acid sequence MKILVVDDKLSVQETLTNLLCQHGHQVDVSTNGLDAFEKAQKNDYQLYIIDHLMPLMNGVQLVKNLKQTEHCATTPVLFMTTQGISEAESLPEYTLFNDVITKPLNNEALLKKLYSLGAVPSPTEFTIIAS; translated from the coding sequence ATGAAAATTTTGGTTGTAGATGATAAATTGTCTGTACAAGAGACTTTGACTAATCTCTTATGTCAACACGGACATCAAGTCGATGTGTCAACAAATGGTCTTGATGCTTTTGAAAAAGCGCAAAAGAATGATTATCAGCTTTATATCATAGATCATTTAATGCCGTTGATGAATGGTGTTCAGTTAGTTAAGAATTTAAAACAAACCGAGCATTGTGCAACTACACCTGTATTATTTATGACAACGCAAGGCATATCAGAAGCGGAGTCTTTACCTGAATACACATTATTTAATGATGTGATCACTAAGCCATTAAATAATGAAGCGTTGTTAAAAAAACTGTACTCACTAGGAGCAGTACCCAGCCCCACAGAGTTCACTATTATAGCTAGTTAA
- the dnaX gene encoding DNA polymerase III subunit gamma/tau, translated as MSYQVLARKWRPKNFQQLMGQGHVVDVLVNALEQKRLHHAYLFTGTRGVGKTTIARIFAKSLNCEVGITSSPCGTCATCVDIDEGRFIDLLEIDAASKTKVDDTREILDNVQYAPTRGRFKVYLIDEVHMLSRHSFNALLKTLEEPPEHVKFILATTDPQKLPVTVLSRCLQFHLKALSVAQIEAKLTEILMHEQVSHQPGSLTFLAKAARGSMRDSLSLTDQAIAQGQGNIQLANLQQMLGGVDQNWVYKIVICLLKQDSAEMMALSQTIAAYAPSYTRLYAELIQLFHQVALYQIVEQHFDLPAEHIALLKKFSQAMSADDVQLYYQIVLNGRKDLPYAFDEQAAFDMTLLRLLAFKPLAIDHAVEIATNNNSQSIHLDSEPLENTFSAESTEEQATINKTQDELVEEKNLDLVSNKSPQVDEQTQLQDTSLLIDASTSEAHSGESQFDEVHHALSSQAEAIEQQAEQMSQSLVNKDAYTQETDANPPIIESQQQGQDIGLEHQNKGHQNKEQPTPRAEENTTQTELNSPVSAVLATRNMLRSRKKQLEQNAKKPDDAAMRHHTANDNTEHNSENNGVAANASDHEEKQRLPEPTISFQEDVIDPAVIKKANQVDKWAHMIDAMELTARIRQLAIHATISEASDDDHLILKLDQATKHLKTEVAEKQLEEYICQFLSRKVKVTIDLVEQTVADPYQIQSHINDKRYDYAKQLLASDNIVIALKEQFQASLAEDTIVAH; from the coding sequence ATGAGCTATCAAGTTTTAGCGAGAAAGTGGCGTCCTAAAAATTTTCAACAGTTAATGGGGCAGGGCCATGTTGTCGATGTATTAGTCAATGCTTTAGAGCAAAAACGTTTACATCATGCCTACTTGTTTACTGGCACTCGCGGGGTTGGTAAAACAACTATAGCAAGAATCTTTGCCAAAAGTTTAAATTGTGAAGTAGGCATTACTTCTTCTCCTTGTGGAACCTGTGCTACTTGTGTTGATATTGATGAGGGGCGTTTTATCGATCTTTTAGAGATAGATGCCGCCTCTAAAACCAAAGTAGATGATACGAGAGAAATTTTAGATAACGTTCAGTACGCACCAACTCGAGGTCGCTTTAAAGTTTATCTTATCGATGAAGTTCATATGCTATCTAGGCACAGTTTTAATGCCTTATTAAAAACATTAGAAGAGCCGCCTGAACATGTGAAATTTATTCTAGCAACAACTGATCCGCAAAAGTTACCGGTAACCGTATTATCCCGCTGTTTACAATTCCACTTAAAGGCCTTGAGCGTTGCACAAATAGAAGCCAAGTTAACAGAGATACTTATGCATGAACAGGTATCTCATCAACCGGGCTCATTGACTTTTTTAGCAAAAGCCGCTCGTGGCAGTATGCGAGACTCATTGAGCTTAACAGATCAAGCTATAGCGCAAGGTCAAGGCAATATTCAATTAGCCAATTTACAGCAAATGTTAGGCGGGGTAGATCAAAACTGGGTATATAAGATTGTTATTTGTTTATTAAAACAAGATAGCGCAGAAATGATGGCTCTGTCACAAACAATAGCTGCGTACGCTCCGAGTTATACACGTTTGTATGCCGAGTTGATTCAGTTATTTCATCAAGTTGCCTTATATCAGATTGTTGAACAGCATTTTGATTTGCCAGCTGAGCACATAGCACTATTAAAGAAATTCTCTCAAGCCATGTCTGCTGATGATGTCCAGTTGTATTATCAAATTGTCTTAAATGGCCGTAAAGATTTACCTTATGCCTTTGATGAACAAGCCGCTTTTGATATGACCTTGTTAAGGTTGCTAGCCTTTAAGCCGCTCGCTATTGATCATGCTGTAGAAATAGCCACAAATAACAACTCACAGTCAATTCACCTTGATTCTGAGCCGTTAGAAAATACCTTTAGTGCAGAAAGCACTGAAGAGCAAGCAACTATCAATAAAACTCAGGATGAATTGGTAGAGGAAAAAAATCTTGATTTAGTCTCGAATAAGTCACCTCAAGTTGATGAACAGACACAGTTGCAGGATACTAGTTTACTTATTGATGCCTCGACAAGCGAAGCTCACTCAGGTGAAAGTCAATTTGATGAAGTTCACCATGCATTATCATCTCAGGCTGAAGCAATAGAGCAACAAGCTGAGCAAATGTCGCAATCTCTAGTGAATAAAGACGCCTATACGCAAGAAACGGATGCTAATCCTCCCATTATAGAGAGTCAGCAGCAAGGCCAAGATATAGGCTTAGAGCATCAAAACAAAGGGCATCAAAATAAAGAGCAGCCAACACCTAGAGCAGAGGAAAATACCACTCAAACTGAGCTTAATAGCCCTGTAAGTGCTGTGCTTGCGACACGAAATATGTTGCGGAGTCGGAAAAAGCAACTGGAGCAAAATGCAAAAAAGCCTGATGACGCAGCAATGCGTCATCACACAGCCAATGATAATACAGAACATAACTCTGAGAATAATGGAGTAGCTGCTAACGCTTCAGATCATGAAGAAAAACAGCGGTTACCTGAACCGACTATTTCATTTCAAGAAGATGTAATCGACCCCGCGGTTATTAAAAAAGCCAATCAGGTTGATAAATGGGCACATATGATAGATGCCATGGAGTTAACAGCCCGTATTAGGCAGTTAGCCATTCATGCCACTATTAGTGAGGCATCTGATGATGATCATTTAATATTAAAGCTAGATCAAGCGACAAAACATTTAAAAACTGAAGTCGCAGAAAAGCAATTAGAAGAATATATCTGTCAGTTTTTATCGCGAAAAGTGAAAGTAACGATTGACTTGGTTGAGCAAACGGTTGCTGACCCTTATCAGATTCAATCACATATCAATGATAAGCGTTATGATTATGCAAAACAGCTTTTAGCAAGTGATAACATTGTTATCGCCCTTAAAGAGCAGTTTCAAGCAAGTTTAGCTGAAGATACAATTGTCGCGCATTAG
- a CDS encoding YbaB/EbfC family nucleoid-associated protein: protein MMMKGGMGNLMKQAQQMQAKMAKAQEELANMEVVGEAGAGMVKVTMTGSHSVRRVELDDSLMEDDKDMIEDLLAAAVNDAVRRVEEQNKEKMSALTGGMQLPPGMKMPF from the coding sequence ATTATGATGAAAGGTGGCATGGGCAATTTAATGAAGCAAGCCCAGCAGATGCAAGCAAAAATGGCTAAAGCACAAGAAGAATTAGCTAATATGGAAGTTGTCGGTGAAGCGGGTGCTGGCATGGTAAAAGTGACCATGACAGGTAGCCATAGTGTCCGCCGTGTAGAGCTAGATGATAGCTTGATGGAAGATGATAAGGATATGATTGAAGATTTATTAGCTGCGGCGGTAAATGATGCGGTACGTCGTGTTGAAGAGCAAAATAAAGAGAAAATGAGCGCGTTAACTGGTGGCATGCAATTACCGCCGGGTATGAAGATGCCATTTTAA
- the recR gene encoding recombination mediator RecR has protein sequence MKFSPLLQELIDSFKCLPGIGAKSAQRMAFHLLERNRRGGSKLAHALSTAMTDIGHCRDCRNFTEQELCEICQSPKRKLATSLCIVESPGDVIAIEQTGEFTGKYFVLMGHLSPIDGIGPEDLGLDRLAQQFASGQFTEVILATNPTVEGEATAHYIAEIAQEHEVSITRIAHGVPVGGELEYVDGNTLSHAFSGRKRYSL, from the coding sequence ATGAAATTCAGTCCCTTATTACAAGAGCTTATCGATTCTTTTAAATGTTTGCCTGGCATTGGTGCAAAATCTGCCCAGCGTATGGCATTTCATTTATTAGAGCGCAATCGTCGTGGCGGCAGTAAACTTGCGCATGCATTGTCGACGGCAATGACAGATATTGGTCACTGTCGAGATTGTCGAAACTTCACTGAGCAAGAGCTTTGTGAAATATGTCAAAGCCCTAAACGAAAACTGGCGACAAGTCTTTGTATTGTTGAAAGCCCTGGCGATGTTATTGCGATAGAGCAAACAGGTGAGTTCACTGGCAAATATTTTGTCTTGATGGGGCATTTATCACCCATAGACGGTATTGGCCCCGAAGATTTGGGGCTAGATCGGTTAGCACAGCAATTTGCTAGCGGACAATTTACTGAGGTTATTTTAGCGACTAATCCAACCGTTGAAGGTGAGGCCACAGCGCACTATATTGCCGAAATAGCTCAAGAGCATGAGGTTAGTATTACTCGAATTGCTCATGGTGTTCCGGTTGGTGGTGAACTCGAGTATGTTGATGGTAATACGCTCTCTCATGCTTTTTCTGGCCGAAAGCGTTATTCGTTGTAG
- a CDS encoding translation initiation factor encodes MDDDSLVYSTESGRIQHKKAEVITASDGFAHVRRETKGRKGKGVVTISGLGLPSSELKTLAKKLKKTCGTGGTVVGETIEIQGDKREVIKEVLEKEGFKVKFIGG; translated from the coding sequence GTGGATGATGACTCTTTAGTCTACTCAACCGAATCTGGCCGTATTCAACACAAAAAAGCCGAGGTGATCACAGCAAGTGACGGCTTTGCTCATGTCAGACGTGAAACTAAAGGTAGAAAAGGTAAAGGCGTTGTAACTATTAGTGGTTTAGGCTTGCCATCATCTGAGTTAAAAACATTAGCTAAGAAGCTTAAAAAGACCTGTGGAACTGGCGGTACAGTAGTTGGTGAAACCATAGAGATTCAAGGTGATAAGCGAGAAGTAATCAAAGAAGTCTTAGAAAAAGAAGGCTTTAAAGTAAAATTTATTGGAGGCTAA
- a CDS encoding electron transfer flavoprotein subunit alpha/FixB family protein, giving the protein MSILVIAEHDNSTLKAETLKTVAAAQAIGGEITLLVAGANCQDVAQAATKINGVSKVLVSDNAAYQHQLAENVSLLVTELAGDYEHIIATALTTGKNFMPRVAALLDVAQISDIIGVESSDTFVRPIYAGNAIATVQSLDSKKVITVRATAFDAVATDGNAELITLDTVCDAGTSSHVSDEFTESERPDLGAAGVVISGGRGMQNGENFSLLEGIADKLGAAIGASRAAVDAGFVPNDMQVGQTGKIVAPDLYIAVGISGAIQHLAGMKDSKVIVAINKDPEAPIFQVADYGIVADLFDALPELESKL; this is encoded by the coding sequence ATGAGTATTTTAGTAATTGCAGAACATGATAACAGCACATTAAAAGCTGAAACGCTAAAAACCGTTGCTGCAGCTCAAGCAATTGGTGGTGAAATTACCTTATTAGTTGCCGGCGCTAACTGTCAAGACGTAGCTCAAGCAGCAACTAAAATTAATGGTGTTAGCAAGGTACTTGTAAGCGATAATGCAGCTTATCAGCATCAACTTGCAGAAAATGTTAGCTTACTAGTCACTGAACTTGCTGGCGATTACGAGCATATCATCGCTACAGCGCTAACAACTGGCAAAAACTTTATGCCACGCGTTGCTGCTCTTTTAGATGTGGCACAAATTTCAGATATTATTGGCGTAGAAAGTAGCGATACTTTTGTTCGCCCTATCTATGCGGGTAATGCCATAGCCACAGTGCAAAGCCTGGACAGCAAAAAAGTGATTACCGTGCGCGCCACAGCATTTGATGCCGTAGCGACTGACGGTAATGCAGAGTTAATCACTTTAGATACCGTTTGTGATGCAGGTACTTCTAGCCATGTAAGTGATGAATTTACAGAATCAGAGCGTCCAGACTTAGGCGCAGCTGGTGTGGTAATTTCAGGTGGCCGTGGTATGCAAAATGGTGAGAACTTCAGCTTACTTGAAGGTATTGCAGATAAGCTAGGTGCAGCTATTGGCGCCTCTCGTGCTGCTGTTGATGCGGGTTTTGTCCCTAATGATATGCAAGTTGGCCAAACAGGTAAGATTGTTGCGCCAGACTTATACATTGCTGTAGGTATTAGCGGTGCAATTCAGCATTTAGCTGGTATGAAAGACTCGAAAGTTATTGTTGCTATTAACAAAGACCCAGAAGCGCCAATCTTCCAAGTAGCTGATTACGGAATCGTTGCCGACTTATTTGACGCCCTACCTGAGCTAGAAAGTAAGTTATAA
- a CDS encoding electron transfer flavoprotein subunit beta/FixA family protein yields the protein MKVLVPIKRVIDYNVKVRVKPDNSDVDLANVKMAINPFCEIAVEEAVRLKEAGTASEVIAVSIGDKSCQEQLRTALALGADRAIQIEADTDLDSLNIAKLLQKVVEEEQPQLVILGKQSIDGDNNQTGQMLAALTGMGQGTFASEVKVDGDKVNVTREVDGGLQTVALNLPAIVTTDLRLNEPRYASLPNIMKAKRKPLDVKSAADFGIDLSARTKLLKVTPPAERQAGIVVETIDELVEKLKNEAKVIS from the coding sequence ATGAAAGTACTAGTTCCGATAAAGCGTGTTATTGACTATAACGTCAAAGTACGTGTAAAACCTGATAATTCTGATGTTGATCTAGCCAATGTAAAAATGGCAATAAACCCATTTTGTGAAATTGCTGTTGAAGAAGCAGTACGCTTAAAAGAAGCAGGTACTGCCTCTGAAGTCATTGCAGTGTCAATTGGCGATAAATCTTGCCAAGAGCAATTAAGAACGGCATTAGCACTTGGTGCAGATCGCGCCATTCAAATTGAAGCAGACACAGACCTTGATTCATTAAATATTGCTAAGTTACTACAAAAAGTTGTAGAGGAAGAGCAACCTCAACTGGTTATCTTAGGTAAGCAGTCTATTGATGGCGATAACAACCAAACGGGCCAAATGTTAGCGGCATTAACAGGTATGGGCCAAGGTACATTCGCTTCAGAAGTAAAAGTAGACGGCGATAAAGTTAATGTTACTCGTGAAGTAGACGGTGGTTTGCAAACGGTTGCACTTAACCTACCAGCCATTGTTACCACAGATCTTCGTCTAAATGAGCCTCGTTATGCTTCATTACCTAACATCATGAAAGCTAAGCGTAAGCCGTTAGATGTTAAATCAGCTGCCGATTTTGGTATCGATTTAAGCGCTCGCACTAAATTACTGAAAGTAACACCACCTGCTGAGCGTCAAGCCGGTATAGTGGTAGAAACTATTGATGAACTTGTAGAAAAATTAAAGAACGAAGCTAAGGTGATCTCATGA
- a CDS encoding electron transfer flavoprotein-ubiquinone oxidoreductase, giving the protein MERESMEFDVVIVGAGPSGLSTACRLMQLAQEKQQELMVCVVEKGSEVGAHILSGAVFEPRSLNELFPDWQEKNAPLTTKVTGDDIYLLNGEDSGIKLPGFTVPKTMHNEGNYIVSMGNVCRWLAEQAEQLGVEIFPGFPAQEVIYNDDGSVGGIITGDMGLDAEGQPKDSFMPGMELRAKYTVFAEGCRGHLGKELIEKFDLAADASPQHYGIGFKEIWDIDPEKHQEGLVVHTAGWPLDKDTNGGGYLYHAENNQVFVGLIVDLNYSNPHLSPFDEFQRYKHHPKISQYLKGGKRVSYGARAMAKGGFNSLPKMTMPGALLVGCDAGTINFAKIKGNHTAMKSGMLAAEAIAEALLLEGAVAEEGKQDLTNFTEKYQNSWLYDELYSTRNFGPAMHKFGTFLGGAYNTIDQNIFGGKLPFNFKDDSLDHQQLKLASEAPVIAYPKPDNELSFDKLSSVFLSNTNHEEEQPCHLKLKDKDIPISVNLAKYDEPAQRYCPAGVYEIEQAEEGAKLIINAQNCIHCKTCDIKDPSQNITWVTPEGTGGPNYPNM; this is encoded by the coding sequence ATGGAACGCGAATCGATGGAATTTGATGTGGTAATCGTCGGTGCAGGCCCTTCTGGGCTGTCTACTGCGTGTCGGTTAATGCAATTAGCACAAGAAAAACAACAAGAATTAATGGTTTGTGTTGTCGAGAAAGGCTCTGAAGTTGGCGCCCATATATTGTCTGGAGCCGTGTTTGAACCGAGATCACTAAATGAGCTGTTTCCTGACTGGCAAGAGAAAAATGCGCCTTTGACAACTAAGGTAACAGGAGATGATATTTATTTATTAAATGGTGAAGACTCAGGTATCAAGTTACCGGGCTTTACTGTGCCTAAGACGATGCATAATGAAGGCAATTATATTGTAAGTATGGGTAATGTTTGTCGCTGGTTAGCAGAGCAAGCTGAACAGTTAGGTGTGGAAATCTTTCCTGGCTTTCCAGCGCAAGAAGTTATTTATAACGATGATGGTAGCGTCGGAGGCATTATTACCGGTGATATGGGCTTAGATGCTGAAGGGCAACCAAAAGACTCATTTATGCCAGGCATGGAATTAAGAGCCAAGTACACAGTGTTTGCTGAAGGTTGTCGTGGCCACTTAGGTAAAGAGTTAATCGAAAAATTTGATTTAGCAGCAGATGCCTCGCCTCAGCATTACGGCATTGGTTTTAAAGAAATTTGGGATATAGATCCTGAAAAACACCAAGAAGGATTAGTTGTTCATACGGCGGGTTGGCCTTTAGATAAAGATACCAATGGTGGTGGTTACCTTTATCATGCTGAAAATAATCAAGTATTTGTCGGTTTAATTGTCGATTTAAATTACTCGAATCCGCATTTAAGTCCATTTGATGAATTCCAGCGTTATAAACATCACCCCAAAATTAGTCAGTACCTTAAAGGTGGTAAGCGTGTTTCTTACGGAGCTCGTGCTATGGCTAAAGGTGGTTTTAATTCATTACCGAAAATGACTATGCCAGGTGCTTTATTGGTAGGCTGTGATGCAGGTACGATTAACTTTGCCAAAATTAAAGGTAATCATACCGCAATGAAGTCGGGCATGCTGGCCGCTGAAGCCATTGCTGAAGCCTTGCTTTTAGAAGGTGCTGTTGCTGAAGAAGGCAAACAGGACTTAACTAACTTCACTGAAAAATATCAGAACTCTTGGTTATATGACGAGTTATATAGTACGCGTAATTTTGGTCCTGCAATGCATAAGTTTGGCACCTTCTTAGGTGGTGCCTATAACACTATCGACCAAAATATTTTTGGCGGTAAATTGCCGTTTAACTTCAAGGATGATAGCTTAGATCATCAGCAGTTAAAACTTGCCAGTGAGGCTCCGGTGATAGCGTATCCTAAGCCTGATAATGAACTGAGCTTTGATAAATTATCTTCAGTATTTTTATCAAATACAAACCATGAAGAAGAGCAGCCGTGTCACTTAAAGCTCAAAGACAAGGATATTCCAATTAGCGTCAATTTAGCTAAGTATGATGAGCCTGCACAGCGTTATTGTCCTGCTGGAGTTTATGAGATAGAGCAAGCAGAAGAGGGCGCTAAGCTGATTATTAATGCGCAGAATTGTATTCACTGTAAAACCTGTGACATTAAAGATCCGAGTCAGAATATAACTTGGGTGACGCCAGAAGGTACTGGTGGCCCTAACTACCCGAATATGTAA
- a CDS encoding YggN family protein produces the protein MKKLPTTLASTLIIGSTLLSNNAYAQQCSIHLNYGVIIDPSHIRVIDHGRTLVQINGDDQLFIRGIEQEVTPEQQALIAQFSTGIRAHIPEIVSIAIEGVDIGLKAVNEVVGGLTGENSASQQKIQAKFEELKWRIRARFNQSANNYYIAPQDFNDFDEMFAGEFEQEIEEIVQTSVGTILKAVGQSMLSENKHSEQVDGEPRVDSFDERMDGMSKGLELEVSDRAKALDKKAAQFCQRLTELDQIEAQLQQAITPLKKYNLIQSNQN, from the coding sequence ATGAAAAAATTACCAACAACACTCGCCAGTACCTTGATTATTGGCAGTACACTGCTATCAAATAACGCTTATGCCCAACAATGCTCAATACATTTAAATTACGGCGTTATCATAGACCCTAGTCACATTCGAGTCATTGACCATGGCAGAACCTTAGTGCAAATCAACGGTGATGATCAACTATTTATTCGCGGTATAGAGCAAGAAGTTACTCCTGAGCAACAAGCATTAATTGCGCAATTTTCAACTGGTATCCGTGCTCATATTCCAGAAATAGTGTCTATCGCTATCGAGGGTGTCGATATTGGCCTAAAAGCGGTAAATGAAGTGGTTGGTGGCTTAACAGGTGAAAACAGTGCTTCTCAGCAAAAAATACAAGCAAAATTTGAAGAGCTAAAATGGCGTATTCGCGCACGCTTTAACCAAAGCGCTAATAACTACTATATTGCTCCGCAAGACTTTAATGACTTTGATGAAATGTTTGCCGGTGAATTTGAGCAAGAAATTGAGGAAATTGTACAAACCTCTGTAGGAACCATCTTAAAAGCCGTTGGCCAATCTATGCTATCAGAGAATAAACATTCTGAGCAGGTTGATGGTGAGCCACGTGTCGATAGCTTTGATGAGCGTATGGATGGTATGAGTAAAGGGCTTGAACTTGAAGTCAGTGACCGTGCTAAAGCACTTGATAAAAAAGCGGCACAATTTTGCCAAAGGCTGACTGAGTTAGACCAAATCGAAGCACAATTGCAGCAAGCAATTACACCACTTAAGAAATACAATCTGATCCAATCTAATCAAAATTAA
- a CDS encoding DUF342 domain-containing protein — MTKASLINNDKNNVDLLLEPIKGGDAISALSIKELIANSEYSHLYVNESNLKNAVAELNDVLKPLQDNQQGREIRYQILERIDAKISVTIESDEMGASAEITTAQGGKHLTAKAILHAAQEAGVKKGFSKEHLVKLAQLAAKEKPNSHVVMQIASGKVAINGKDAVIKPLVESAQTRILKPKKREDGSVDMRDLGDIICVKVGDPLAQKIPPTPGTQGYTVTATPLAPEPGNDVPLISGEGTCISPKNENVLVSEKVGLPKLIENGMEVDEVYKIKDVTVATGNINFTGSVIIEGDVTEGMTVIASGDVTVGGFVESATIEAGGDITISGGIIGRKHDVEKTKVTDVVMSVNINAKGSIYAKYAQYAQITCGKDVRIENQLLHSILNIKGRLWVGKEEKADGKLIGGYIKAGTTVQAGIVGATAGSNTIVNFEHKILKFKEELQEIEVRLKDASEQTNELKNAANKLKKLPKDKAKPELLSKIVASYQAQAKAMGAILLEKEALDKNLQDYMTSVYIEANEKLYHGVELIVGDFNDRSRREYGPSKMIYQERKVHIEPIVHS; from the coding sequence ATGACTAAAGCCAGTTTAATAAACAACGATAAAAATAATGTTGACTTGCTATTAGAGCCAATTAAAGGTGGAGATGCTATTTCCGCCCTGTCTATTAAAGAATTGATAGCTAATTCAGAGTATAGCCACTTGTATGTCAATGAAAGTAATCTTAAGAATGCGGTAGCAGAGCTTAATGACGTGCTAAAGCCTCTACAAGACAATCAACAAGGCAGAGAAATTCGCTACCAAATTCTCGAAAGAATTGACGCAAAAATTTCCGTGACTATCGAGTCAGATGAAATGGGGGCATCTGCTGAAATCACTACTGCTCAAGGTGGTAAACACCTTACCGCCAAAGCAATCTTACACGCAGCACAAGAAGCGGGTGTTAAAAAAGGCTTTAGCAAAGAGCATTTAGTGAAATTAGCCCAGCTAGCAGCCAAAGAAAAACCTAACAGTCATGTCGTTATGCAAATTGCCAGTGGCAAAGTGGCCATTAATGGCAAAGATGCTGTAATTAAACCTCTGGTAGAAAGCGCGCAAACACGGATTTTAAAACCGAAAAAGCGGGAAGATGGCAGTGTAGATATGCGCGATTTAGGTGACATTATTTGCGTAAAAGTAGGTGATCCTCTTGCACAAAAAATCCCTCCTACACCTGGCACCCAAGGTTATACCGTCACAGCAACACCGCTTGCACCAGAGCCTGGCAACGATGTGCCGCTAATATCCGGTGAAGGTACTTGCATTAGCCCGAAAAATGAAAATGTACTGGTGTCTGAAAAAGTAGGCCTGCCCAAACTCATTGAAAACGGCATGGAAGTCGACGAAGTTTATAAAATTAAAGACGTTACTGTGGCAACCGGTAATATCAACTTTACGGGTAGCGTTATTATCGAAGGTGACGTTACTGAAGGTATGACAGTTATTGCCAGTGGTGATGTTACTGTTGGTGGCTTTGTTGAGTCTGCAACTATTGAAGCAGGTGGAGATATTACTATTTCTGGCGGCATCATAGGTAGAAAGCACGATGTTGAAAAAACAAAAGTTACCGATGTAGTGATGAGCGTTAATATCAATGCCAAAGGCAGTATTTACGCAAAATATGCTCAGTACGCACAAATTACTTGTGGTAAAGATGTACGTATTGAAAACCAACTATTACATAGCATTTTAAATATTAAAGGCCGTTTATGGGTTGGCAAAGAAGAAAAAGCGGATGGAAAACTTATAGGTGGCTATATAAAAGCAGGCACAACAGTACAGGCCGGCATTGTTGGTGCTACTGCAGGTAGTAACACTATCGTTAATTTCGAGCATAAAATATTAAAATTCAAAGAAGAGCTGCAAGAAATTGAAGTGCGCCTTAAAGATGCATCAGAGCAAACCAATGAGCTTAAGAATGCTGCCAATAAATTAAAAAAGTTACCGAAAGATAAAGCAAAACCTGAACTACTCAGTAAAATTGTCGCGAGTTACCAAGCTCAAGCAAAGGCAATGGGCGCCATTTTACTTGAAAAGGAAGCGCTTGATAAAAACCTTCAAGATTACATGACCAGCGTATATATTGAAGCCAATGAAAAACTATATCACGGTGTTGAGCTAATTGTCGGTGACTTTAATGATAGATCGCGCAGAGAATATGGGCCAAGTAAAATGATATACCAAGAACGTAAAGTTCATATAGAGCCTATCGTTCATAGCTAA